From the genome of Miscanthus floridulus cultivar M001 chromosome 10, ASM1932011v1, whole genome shotgun sequence, one region includes:
- the LOC136488241 gene encoding uncharacterized protein, which produces MGRPNPTPSSLVSHPPPRRRAAAVDPAVVPLRRGPAGPAPMPPSRAPRPRPAPPAQPRQPHAPAPPAPRPRPGSPATAPSSPAPRAPSSPGTAPPPAPSSTGPAVPYGRPAEGEGEEQEEEIEGGGGKGRKRRGRRKKRKVMASSRPQRETASLYGRPCPPVSDEGSGLGVASIGGQRRRTRVSRRQRTPSPPPSDEVMEEEHVMATPEDEVEDEDVQQTKDEAAEDEAADDEAAQGDSSATPTVYQRGPASLPQPPLPRSRALIHPMAKRAWLVLSGTPARSPVSILGVLCRKWYPSLVNVSEDVQEPAYTWDRYQLAPDDRYQLAPNDRYRNK; this is translated from the exons ATGGGCCGGCCCAACCCCACCCCCTCCTCACTCGTCTCCCACCCGCCCCCacgtcgccgcgccgccgccgtcgaccccGCCGTCGTCCCCCTCCGACGAGGTCCTGCTGGGCCTGCCCCGATGCCCCCGTCCCGCGCCCCCCGCCCCCGTCCCGCGCCCCCCGCCCAGCCCCGACAGCCCCACGCCCCCGCCCCGccggccccgcgcccgcgccctggGTCCCCGGCCACCGCcccgagctcgccggcgcccCGGGCTCCGAGCTCCCCGGGGACAGCTCCCCCGCCGGCCCCGAGCTCCACCGGTCCCGCCGTGCCCTATGGccggccagcagagggagaaggagaggagcaagaggaagaaatagaagggggaggaggaaaaggaagaaagagaagggggaggaggaagaagaggaag gtaaTGGCGAGCAGCCGTCCACAACGTGAGACGGCCTCCCTTTATGGGAGACCATGCCCTCCCGTTtcagacgaggggtcggggttagGGGTAGCGTCCATAggaggtcagaggaggaggaccagggtcagcaggaggcagcggactccttccccgccaccttcagatgaggtgatggaggaggagcacgtgatggCCACGCccgaggacgaggtcgaggacgaggacgtccaACAGACCAAGGATGAGGCGGCCGAGGACGAGGCGGCCGATGATGAGGCCGCCCAGGGTGACAGTTCCGCTACCCCAACTGtctaccagcgaggtcccgcgagcctccctcagcctccgcttccTCGCAGCCGGGCACTGATTcaccctatggcaaagag ggcctggttggttttgtcgggtactcctGCACGCTCCCCcgtgagcatccttggtgttttgtgcaggaaatggtaccccagcCTTGTGAATGTGTCTGAGGACGTGcaggagccggcctacacgtgggacaggTACCAGTTGGCCCCTGACGACAGGTACCAGTTGGCCCCTAATGACAGGTACCGCAACAAGTAG